A single window of Elgaria multicarinata webbii isolate HBS135686 ecotype San Diego chromosome 17, rElgMul1.1.pri, whole genome shotgun sequence DNA harbors:
- the TEKT4 gene encoding tektin-4 has product MSHPGVLLTKEPAPQCIPVSELPMKVYEPALNTGPDSSCGLATAGFRTAKYLPEEWHQHNYAQYHEAFADRDHSERCRLESKNLAAYTAELAQRTQEDSTAKVGERLQDIHFWKSELQREIEDLAAETDLLAAQKLRLERALDATEVPYSIATDNLQCRERRQPPDLVRDQVEAELLKEAELIRNIQELLKRTVKQAVNQMQLNRDHKQICEMDWSDKIETYNIDEKCGRYNNQSTNIQFHPSSSKFEDSASTPETWAKHSHDNIYRSEREKLASINLRALIDNILHDTSEDLRMQCDRVNQAFAAHCEEMEDAKHKLEHHLRKTLQEIGEQEHNIAALKQAIKDKETPLKVAQTRLFDRSFRPNVDLCRDAAQFRLISEVEELTASIEALKKKLLDSEQALRNLEDTRMSLEKEIAVKANSIFIDRQKCMAHRTRYPTVLKLAGYQ; this is encoded by the exons ATGTCTCACCCCGGGGTGCTTCTGACCAAGGAGCCGGCTCCTCAGTGCATCCCTGTTTCCGAGCTGCCCATGAAGGTGTACGAGCCGGCTCTGAACACCGGCCCGGACTCCTCCTGCGGCTTGGCGACGGCCGGCTTCCGCACGGCCAAGTACCTGCCCGAGGAATGGCACCAGCACAACTACGCCCAGTACCACGAGGCCTTTGCCGACCGCGACCACTCCGAACGGTGCCGCCTGGAGTCCAAGAACCTGGCGGCCTACACGGCCGAGCTGGCCCAGCGCACCCAGGAGGACTCCACGGCCAAGGTGGGTGAGCGCCTGCAGGACATCCACTTTTGGAAGTCGGAGCTCCAGAGAGAAATCGAGGACCTGGCGGCCGAAACCGACCTGCTGGCGGCCCAGAAGTTGCGGCTGGAGCGGGCCCTGGATGCCACTGAGGTCCCCTACAGCATCGCCACGGACAATCTGCAGTGTCGTGAGCGCAGGCAGCCCCCCGACCTGGTGCGGGACCAGGTGGAGGCAGAATTGCTCAAG GAAGCTGAGCTCATCAGAAATATCCAGGAGCTCCTGAAAAGAACGGTGAAGCAAGCTGTTAATCAGATGCA GCTGAATCGAGATCACAAACAGATCTGTGAAATGGACTGGTCGGACAAAATCGAAACATACAACATCGATGAGAAATGTGGGAGGTACAATAACCAGAGCACCAACATCCAGTTCCACCCAAGCTCATCGAAGTTCGAGGACAG CGCGTCCACGCCAGAGACCTGGGCCAAGCACAGCCACGACAACATCTATCGGTCCGAGCGGGAGAAACTGGCCTCCATCAACCTCCGCGCCCTGATCGACAACATCCTCCACGACACGTCCGAGGACCTGCGCATGCAGTGCGACAGGGTGAACCAGGCCTTTGCCGCGCACTGCGAGGAAATGGAGGACGCCAAGCACAAGCTGGAACACCATCTGCGGAAA ACTCTTCAGGAGATCGGGGAGCAGGAGCACAACATCGCTGCCCTCAAGCAAGCGATTAAAGACAAAGAAACGCCACTCAAAGTAGCTCAGACGAGGCTGTTCGATCGTTCATTTAGGCCCAACGTTGATCTCTGCAGAGATGCTGCCCAGTTCAG GCTCATCAGCGAAGTTGAGGAACTGACGGCATCTATTGAGGCTCTCAAGAAGAAGCTTCTGGACTCGGAACAGGCGCTCAGGAACCTGGAAGACACGCGGATGAGCCTGGAGAAGGAGATTGCCGTGAAGGCCAACAGTATTTTTATCGACCGGCAGAAATGCATGGCCCATCGCACCCGGTACCCAACCGTTCTTAAACTTGCAGGCTATCAGTAG